A section of the Heterodontus francisci isolate sHetFra1 chromosome 7, sHetFra1.hap1, whole genome shotgun sequence genome encodes:
- the dbi gene encoding acyl-CoA-binding protein — protein sequence MAQGDFEKAAEEVKQLKSKPSDEEMLVIYSLYKQATVGDVNTNRPGMLDMKGKAKWDAWDARKGTSKDEAMKMYISKVQELKEKYGLN from the exons GGTGATTTTGAAAAGGCAGCGGAAGAAGTTAAGCAGCTCAAATCTAAGCCATCTGATGAAGAAATGTTGGTTATCTACAGTCTGTACAAACAGGCAACCGTTGGAGATGTCAATACAA ATCGTCCTGGCATGCTTGATATGAAGGGAAAGGCCAAGTGGGATGCATGGGATGCACGTAAAG GAACAAGTAAAGACGAGGCAATGAAGATGTACATCTCAAAAGTTCAAGAGCTGAAAGAAAAATATGGCCTGAATTAA